In Caldalkalibacillus thermarum, one DNA window encodes the following:
- the arsC gene encoding arsenate reductase (thioredoxin), which yields MAEKPILYFLCTGNSCRSQMAEGFGKKYLGDRFDVYSAGIEAHGLNPYAVRVMREVGIDISNQTSDVIDSELLNKADYVITLCGDANERCPMTPPHVTRWHWGFDDPAKATGTEEEKLAVFRRVRDEIAERIKRFRDTGE from the coding sequence ATGGCGGAGAAACCGATCCTCTATTTCCTTTGCACAGGCAATTCCTGCCGCAGTCAAATGGCGGAAGGGTTCGGGAAAAAATATCTTGGTGACCGTTTTGACGTGTACAGTGCAGGAATAGAAGCTCACGGTCTCAATCCGTATGCCGTTCGGGTCATGCGGGAGGTGGGCATCGACATCTCCAATCAGACATCCGATGTGATCGATTCCGAGCTGTTAAACAAAGCGGATTATGTGATTACGCTTTGTGGCGATGCCAACGAACGATGCCCGATGACACCCCCGCACGTGACCCGCTGGCATTGGGGCTTTGACGATCCTGCCAAGGCAACGGGGACGGAGGAAGAAAAACTGGCGGTATTCCGCCGCGTGCGGGACGAGATTGCAGAACGAATCAAGCGGTTTCGCGACACGGGAGAATAG
- the crcB gene encoding fluoride efflux transporter CrcB produces MSYFLVGIAGIIGTLLRYVLGLWVQQLVPQTSFPVGTLAVNLVGCFALGWFFQWVMDKNRLSPRVRTSISTGLIGSFTTFSTFSVETVQLFRQGLWGSGIAYVGISMIGGLCLVWMGTAVADRRRERVRHG; encoded by the coding sequence ATGTCATATTTTTTGGTCGGAATTGCGGGGATCATCGGCACTTTGCTTCGGTATGTTTTAGGATTGTGGGTTCAACAATTGGTTCCGCAAACCTCGTTTCCCGTTGGCACGTTGGCGGTCAATCTGGTCGGTTGTTTCGCCCTGGGATGGTTTTTCCAATGGGTCATGGACAAAAACCGCCTTTCACCTCGTGTTCGCACCAGCATCAGCACGGGTTTGATCGGCTCCTTTACCACGTTTTCGACGTTCAGTGTGGAAACCGTCCAATTGTTCCGTCAGGGACTATGGGGGAGCGGGATTGCGTATGTAGGGATAAGTATGATCGGCGGATTGTGTCTGGTTTGGATGGGAACGGCGGTTGCCGACAGGAGAAGGGAGAGGGTTCGACATGGCTGA
- the crcB gene encoding fluoride efflux transporter CrcB, with amino-acid sequence MAEIGWIAAGGFLGAMTRYAMVAFVSARWPTRLPLGTLLVNLIGSFLLGWIASSGLNEQIAFFLGTGFMGAFTTFSTFKLESVNLFRRGEGKTSLLYMGMTYLLGIGAAWLGYLIYMLLFTL; translated from the coding sequence ATGGCTGAGATCGGTTGGATAGCGGCGGGCGGCTTTTTGGGAGCGATGACTCGTTACGCGATGGTTGCATTTGTTTCCGCCCGTTGGCCGACCAGGTTGCCTCTTGGAACGCTGTTGGTGAATCTGATCGGTTCCTTTTTGCTCGGATGGATCGCAAGCAGTGGATTAAATGAACAGATAGCATTTTTTCTGGGAACGGGATTCATGGGGGCGTTTACGACGTTTTCCACGTTCAAACTGGAGAGCGTGAATCTGTTTCGGCGGGGCGAAGGGAAGACAAGCCTTCTGTACATGGGGATGACGTACCTTCTCGGCATCGGAGCGGCATGGCTGGGATACCTGATCTATATGCTACTTTTCACCCTATAG
- a CDS encoding cupin domain-containing protein has translation MNSYYSYSYDRMQWRYPIPAYWPPQQDWRYWQPYAGGIIQYTRNDENPLVELKDYGGQPFVVNIKQAAKRNPNYRTALWTGKHLQVTLMSIEVGGDIGLEVHPNVDQFIRIEQGQGLVQMGEQKDRLDFERRVSEDDAIMIPAGTWHNVTNIGHVPLKLYSIYAPPEHPFGTVHRTKAEAMAAYR, from the coding sequence TTGAATTCTTACTACTCTTACTCGTATGACAGGATGCAGTGGCGTTATCCCATTCCCGCTTATTGGCCCCCTCAACAAGACTGGCGGTACTGGCAACCGTATGCTGGCGGTATTATCCAATATACAAGGAACGACGAGAACCCTCTCGTTGAATTAAAGGATTACGGTGGTCAACCGTTCGTGGTCAATATCAAGCAAGCCGCCAAACGGAATCCGAATTATCGGACAGCATTATGGACAGGAAAACATTTGCAAGTGACGTTGATGAGCATTGAGGTAGGGGGAGATATCGGACTGGAAGTTCATCCGAATGTGGACCAGTTTATTCGTATTGAACAAGGACAGGGTCTTGTGCAGATGGGGGAACAAAAAGACCGTCTGGATTTTGAAAGAAGAGTGTCCGAAGATGACGCGATCATGATTCCAGCTGGGACGTGGCATAATGTGACCAATATAGGGCATGTTCCCTTGAAGCTATATTCCATTTATGCTCCGCCTGAGCATCCGTTTGGCACGGTTCACAGGACGAAAGCCGAGGCCATGGCCGCTTATCGGTGA
- a CDS encoding GNAT family N-acetyltransferase, with protein MNLIIRPATLQDVVALGQLMSELGYPTSSEEMTERFKKIYAHPDYYTLVAEVDDQVVGMIGAVFAHRYESNDDYVRIVAMVVRSTHRGLGIGKKLLSAVEQWAKKKEARAIVLNSGNREEREPAHRFYTGQGFKPRSTGYSKSI; from the coding sequence ATGAATCTAATCATTAGACCGGCTACTTTACAGGATGTCGTTGCCCTCGGTCAACTAATGAGTGAGCTCGGATACCCTACTTCCAGCGAAGAGATGACAGAGAGGTTTAAAAAAATCTATGCTCACCCTGACTACTATACGCTTGTGGCAGAAGTTGATGATCAGGTCGTCGGGATGATCGGTGCGGTCTTTGCTCATCGCTACGAAAGCAATGACGATTACGTACGCATTGTGGCCATGGTTGTACGCTCAACTCATCGGGGGTTAGGCATTGGTAAAAAATTGTTGTCGGCAGTCGAACAATGGGCGAAGAAAAAAGAAGCACGTGCCATTGTTTTGAATAGCGGAAACCGAGAAGAAAGAGAACCTGCCCACCGCTTTTACACCGGTCAAGGATTTAAGCCCCGCTCAACCGGCTATTCTAAATCAATATAA
- a CDS encoding GNAT family N-acetyltransferase: MEVYTYQQPEVFRQRVESYLLQKEDIHNLALGIINHLADPNGQYDDATHFFMATVEDAGQIKLVMVKSTSYLVLSSLENDLDEAMSVAVSYLLEHDLSIPGVIGVRSIADAFINHWKEKSQQTVTVAMKQRIYRLEEVNDVINCPGKCRAATSEDIEQVTKWIQAFSAEALEPVSSKEARDFAERCICKQSLYIWEDHVPVSMANSTRPTKNGIVINAVYTPPEYRNHGYATACVAALSQHLLNSGYHFCTLYTDLANPTSNSIYMKIGYRPIAESIVYKF; the protein is encoded by the coding sequence ATGGAAGTTTATACGTATCAGCAACCTGAAGTTTTTCGGCAACGCGTTGAATCATATTTATTGCAAAAGGAAGATATTCATAATCTCGCCTTGGGTATCATCAACCATTTGGCTGATCCGAACGGTCAGTATGATGATGCCACTCATTTTTTCATGGCCACAGTTGAGGATGCGGGACAAATCAAGCTGGTCATGGTTAAATCAACGAGCTATCTTGTGTTGTCCAGTTTGGAAAATGATTTGGATGAGGCCATGTCAGTTGCGGTATCATATCTGCTCGAACATGATCTCTCGATACCTGGTGTCATCGGAGTGCGTAGCATTGCTGATGCGTTCATCAACCATTGGAAAGAAAAAAGTCAACAGACGGTAACCGTAGCCATGAAGCAGAGAATTTACCGCTTAGAGGAAGTGAATGATGTCATTAACTGTCCTGGCAAATGTCGTGCTGCTACGAGTGAGGATATTGAACAGGTCACGAAATGGATACAGGCATTTTCGGCGGAAGCGCTTGAGCCGGTGTCTTCGAAGGAGGCACGGGATTTTGCGGAACGGTGTATTTGTAAACAAAGCCTATACATCTGGGAGGATCACGTGCCGGTTTCCATGGCCAATTCAACCCGGCCAACGAAAAATGGCATTGTGATCAATGCAGTCTATACACCTCCAGAATACCGGAATCATGGATACGCCACAGCGTGTGTTGCCGCATTAAGTCAGCACCTGCTCAATAGTGGCTATCATTTCTGTACGTTATATACGGATTTGGCCAATCCAACATCAAATAGTATTTACATGAAAATCGGCTATCGACCGATAGCCGAATCGATTGTGTATAAGTTTTAA
- a CDS encoding DEAD/DEAH box helicase, producing MPIHLSDHFPLSIEDIEYAYPPQIFQRGVRYFQSGRVKSLIRTGPASWVAKVQGQHERYEVHVERETEQAFQVFCHCPANENWGVCKHQVAVLLALGSEWSTYQDQWQSRMSPTHHLAQRLVHTFRELAHTQADGPKRTPEQAGNHSVRVSDRQTLKLTYLLHGIVRTYADNELSALMLELKAGVEREYVVKDIASFLNHLEQQPYPFTPRFTYDPAEHRLEESDRHIVQLIQKHLAEYRFVSEEQLIVKDKRYLLLTPGLAGELLPLLSERHSLVACRSPFGSNHVDARMIHLLKFQQEQPLPLTVRVTHHPATTEQASYALDLNEWRQWYNVPDYGLVLKEGTFYPVAEQDRSRIRQLFQTVRHLQSLTGQLQEELYLPLGPDLVGQVLQEVVNPLDGVVKVEVDKAISRHLVRQPVQTVIDIFQHKPDGPVGVNVFHHYGPYIFPLYDDQPYMLDNEGLKPVTEEVIVIRDQEHEQRVMDLLENAPLTVTTDGLAVEPGEEALYQLMFDTLPQLEAVADIYLDETLERMRREAQLDARLEVDVPETNDWLEINFHLEGLDEARIAAIVRGLKEKRRFVRFANGTVMPLNQEALQVASQVSDALSLELNQLLKEKVRLPLFRAWQIDQLLRGHRQMAHYSRAFRQLLAHLRQPETQHFDLPSGLKTRLREYQEEGFAWFKTLSRYGLGGILADEMGLGKTVQAIAYLLSEWEEGLLDAPALIVAPTSLIYNWRYELERFAPQLAVTVLDGTPSERAQKMKRSGQAQVWITSYPLLRQDQALYAETNFSVLILDEAQQIKNYQSKTFAAVLSLTASRRFALTGTPIENRLDELWAILQAVLPGLFPKRQRFVKLSTQQVRQVIQPFILRRLKQDVLTELPARIEHVQFSELTREQKALYLHYLEQTKAETREALATEGLAKGRIKILAALTRLRQICCHPSLFVDNYRGSSGKLEQLVSLVRETVSAGRRPVLFSQFTSMLALIQAALAKEGLATFYLDGQTAAHERVKMVEAFNQGERDLFLISLKAGGTGLNLTGADTVILYDLWWNPAVDEQAIGRAHRLGQKKVVQVIRLLAQGTIEEKIYALQQKKKALIDDVLTHDEALLGALSEEELREILDLK from the coding sequence ATGCCTATTCACCTGTCTGATCACTTTCCCCTGAGCATCGAAGATATTGAATACGCTTATCCACCACAAATCTTTCAAAGAGGGGTGCGCTATTTCCAATCGGGACGGGTCAAATCACTCATCCGCACCGGTCCTGCTTCATGGGTGGCCAAGGTGCAGGGGCAACACGAGAGGTATGAGGTCCATGTGGAGCGGGAAACAGAGCAGGCCTTTCAAGTTTTTTGCCACTGTCCAGCCAATGAAAATTGGGGGGTGTGCAAACATCAGGTTGCGGTCCTTTTGGCTCTGGGCAGCGAATGGTCAACGTATCAGGATCAGTGGCAGAGTCGCATGTCACCAACCCATCATCTGGCTCAGCGGTTGGTGCACACTTTCCGTGAGCTTGCCCACACCCAAGCGGATGGGCCAAAAAGGACACCAGAACAAGCGGGCAATCACTCAGTGCGCGTTTCTGACCGCCAGACACTGAAGCTCACCTACCTGCTACATGGCATTGTGCGGACTTATGCAGATAATGAACTGTCAGCACTGATGCTGGAATTGAAAGCCGGTGTGGAGCGGGAGTACGTCGTCAAAGACATCGCTTCGTTTTTAAACCATCTTGAGCAACAACCTTATCCGTTTACTCCCCGTTTCACATATGATCCGGCGGAGCACAGACTGGAAGAATCTGACCGTCACATTGTGCAGCTCATCCAAAAACATCTTGCTGAATACCGTTTTGTCAGTGAGGAACAACTGATCGTTAAAGATAAACGTTACCTGTTACTTACACCCGGACTCGCTGGTGAGCTGTTGCCGCTGTTGTCCGAACGTCATTCGCTTGTTGCCTGCCGCTCACCTTTTGGGTCCAACCACGTGGATGCGCGCATGATACACCTATTGAAATTTCAACAAGAACAGCCCTTACCGTTAACCGTCAGAGTGACGCATCATCCTGCAACGACAGAACAGGCTTCCTATGCCTTGGATTTGAACGAATGGCGCCAGTGGTATAATGTTCCGGATTACGGTCTGGTGTTAAAAGAAGGCACCTTCTATCCTGTTGCTGAACAAGACCGGAGCAGGATCAGACAGCTGTTTCAAACCGTGCGCCATCTCCAATCTCTTACAGGACAGTTGCAAGAGGAACTCTATCTGCCTTTGGGCCCCGATTTGGTGGGACAAGTGTTGCAAGAGGTTGTTAACCCGCTGGACGGCGTGGTCAAAGTGGAGGTGGACAAAGCCATTTCCCGGCATCTGGTGCGGCAGCCCGTCCAGACCGTGATTGATATTTTTCAGCACAAGCCGGACGGGCCGGTGGGTGTCAATGTGTTTCATCATTACGGCCCTTACATTTTTCCTTTGTATGACGACCAGCCCTACATGTTAGATAACGAAGGATTAAAACCGGTGACAGAAGAGGTGATTGTCATCCGTGACCAAGAACATGAACAACGGGTGATGGACCTGCTGGAAAATGCCCCGCTGACCGTCACAACAGATGGATTGGCCGTTGAGCCAGGTGAAGAGGCTTTGTATCAGCTGATGTTTGACACTTTGCCCCAACTGGAGGCGGTGGCGGACATTTATCTGGACGAGACCTTGGAACGGATGAGACGCGAGGCACAGCTGGATGCACGCCTGGAAGTGGATGTGCCTGAAACAAACGACTGGCTGGAGATCAACTTTCACTTGGAGGGACTGGATGAAGCGCGCATTGCCGCTATTGTGCGCGGATTGAAAGAGAAACGACGCTTTGTCCGTTTTGCCAACGGCACGGTGATGCCTTTGAATCAAGAGGCGTTACAAGTGGCTAGCCAAGTCAGCGACGCCCTGTCCCTTGAATTGAATCAGCTGTTAAAAGAAAAAGTCCGGCTGCCCCTCTTCCGGGCCTGGCAGATCGACCAGCTGCTCCGGGGGCATCGCCAAATGGCCCACTACAGCCGCGCGTTTCGCCAACTCCTGGCCCATCTGCGCCAGCCGGAAACTCAGCATTTTGATTTGCCCAGCGGCCTAAAAACCCGTCTCCGCGAGTACCAGGAAGAGGGCTTCGCTTGGTTTAAAACCCTTTCCCGCTATGGACTGGGCGGGATCTTGGCCGATGAAATGGGCCTGGGTAAAACCGTGCAAGCCATCGCTTACCTGCTGTCGGAGTGGGAAGAAGGCCTGCTCGACGCACCAGCCTTGATCGTCGCTCCCACCTCATTAATCTATAACTGGCGCTATGAACTGGAGCGGTTTGCTCCACAGCTTGCAGTGACGGTTCTTGACGGCACACCGTCGGAGAGAGCCCAGAAGATGAAACGCAGTGGACAGGCCCAGGTGTGGATCACGTCCTATCCCCTGTTGCGCCAGGACCAGGCGCTTTATGCCGAAACAAACTTTAGTGTGCTGATTCTTGATGAAGCGCAGCAGATCAAAAATTACCAGTCTAAAACATTTGCCGCGGTGCTCAGCCTTACTGCCAGCCGCCGCTTCGCCCTGACCGGCACACCCATCGAAAACCGGCTGGACGAACTGTGGGCCATTCTTCAGGCGGTATTGCCCGGCTTGTTCCCCAAGCGGCAAAGGTTTGTCAAGCTTAGTACGCAACAAGTGCGTCAAGTGATCCAACCGTTTATTTTACGCCGCCTGAAACAGGATGTATTAACAGAGTTGCCTGCCCGCATCGAACATGTGCAGTTTTCGGAGCTGACCCGGGAGCAGAAGGCGCTCTATCTCCATTATTTGGAGCAAACCAAAGCAGAGACCCGGGAAGCACTGGCCACAGAAGGATTGGCGAAAGGCCGCATCAAAATTTTGGCTGCACTCACCCGTCTGCGCCAAATCTGCTGCCATCCATCCCTTTTTGTGGACAACTATCGCGGCAGCTCAGGAAAGCTGGAGCAGCTCGTCAGCCTGGTGAGAGAAACTGTCAGCGCTGGGCGGCGCCCGGTCCTCTTTTCCCAGTTTACTTCCATGCTGGCCCTGATCCAAGCGGCATTGGCGAAGGAAGGGTTGGCCACTTTCTACCTGGATGGCCAAACAGCAGCGCATGAGCGGGTCAAAATGGTTGAAGCCTTTAATCAAGGGGAGAGAGATCTGTTTTTGATCTCTTTAAAAGCCGGGGGAACCGGACTGAATTTAACAGGGGCCGATACAGTGATTCTCTATGATCTGTGGTGGAACCCGGCCGTGGACGAGCAGGCTATTGGGCGGGCCCACCGCTTAGGCCAGAAAAAAGTGGTCCAAGTGATACGCTTGTTGGCCCAGGGCACCATTGAGGAAAAAATTTATGCTTTACAACAGAAAAAGAAAGCCCTGATCGATGATGTGCTTACCCATGATGAGGCGTTACTGGGGGCGCTGAGTGAAGAAGAACTGAGAGAGATTTTGGATTTGAAGTGA
- the rlmN gene encoding 23S rRNA (adenine(2503)-C(2))-methyltransferase RlmN: MKHSIYGLTLEQLTAWLVERGQKSFRAKQVWDWLYKKRVKDFSEMRNVNKDCLQLLQEHFVIQSLSEQIKQQSADGTIKFLFKLPDGHMIETVLMRHHYGLSVCVTTQVGCNIGCTFCASGLLKKSRDLSSGEIVEQIIKVQQYLDQYEQGNRVSHVVVMGIGEPFDNYDHLMDFLRIINDQDGLAIGARRITVSTSGIVPKIYQFADANLQVNLAISLHAPNDELRTQIMKINRAYPLKELMRACQYYVAKTNRRITFEYILLKDVNDHEQEALQLADLIGDMRHLVYVNLIPYNPVAEHQQYQRSTPQAVQAFYETLKAKGINCGIRREHGTDIDAACGQLRSKQIKKNAALC, encoded by the coding sequence ATGAAACATTCCATCTATGGACTGACACTGGAACAATTAACAGCTTGGCTGGTGGAACGCGGACAAAAAAGTTTTCGGGCCAAACAAGTGTGGGATTGGTTGTATAAGAAGAGGGTTAAAGACTTCTCTGAAATGAGGAATGTCAATAAAGATTGCCTTCAATTATTACAGGAGCATTTTGTCATCCAGTCATTAAGCGAACAAATCAAGCAGCAATCGGCAGATGGAACGATTAAATTTCTATTTAAATTACCGGACGGTCACATGATTGAAACCGTGTTAATGAGACATCATTATGGTTTGTCGGTATGTGTAACAACGCAAGTCGGTTGTAATATCGGCTGCACTTTTTGCGCTAGTGGTTTATTAAAGAAAAGCCGGGATTTGTCAAGCGGTGAAATCGTGGAACAGATTATCAAGGTTCAGCAGTATCTTGATCAATATGAACAGGGTAACAGAGTCAGTCACGTAGTGGTAATGGGCATTGGTGAACCCTTTGATAATTATGATCACTTGATGGATTTTTTGCGCATCATTAATGACCAAGACGGATTGGCCATCGGCGCCAGGCGTATCACGGTATCCACCAGTGGTATTGTGCCTAAGATTTATCAATTTGCCGATGCCAATTTACAAGTCAACTTAGCGATATCGCTGCATGCCCCTAATGACGAACTGCGCACCCAGATCATGAAAATCAATAGAGCTTATCCCCTGAAAGAGCTTATGCGTGCTTGCCAGTATTATGTGGCCAAAACGAACCGCAGGATTACCTTTGAGTATATCCTTCTAAAAGATGTAAATGATCATGAGCAAGAAGCCCTGCAACTGGCAGATCTCATCGGTGACATGCGGCATCTGGTCTACGTGAATTTAATTCCATATAACCCTGTCGCTGAACATCAGCAATATCAGAGAAGTACGCCACAAGCAGTGCAAGCGTTTTATGAGACGCTAAAAGCGAAAGGGATCAACTGTGGTATCCGTCGGGAGCATGGCACAGACATTGATGCTGCCTGTGGACAGTTACGAAGCAAACAAATCAAAAAAAATGCCGCCCTTTGTTAG
- a CDS encoding ABC transporter ATP-binding protein, which yields MAILEARRLTKRFGHITALDGVDLEVNEGEIYGFIGPNGAGKSTTIRILLGLLKADGGEAKIFGQDVWQDAVDIHKRVAYVPGDVNLWPNLTGGEVIDLFVKLRGTNNKSRREELIEKFNLDPSKKCHTYSKGNRQKVALVAAFAADADLYILDEPTSGLDPLMERVFQECVLEVKREGKSVLLSSHILSEVEKLCDKVGIIRKGKIIESGALSELRHLTRTHLLVETKQPMQSLGELKGVHDIVVEGPTVRFQVDTEELDNVIKYVSQFGVIRLESAPPTLEDLFMRYYEGEVHAERTGVGGAS from the coding sequence ATGGCCATCTTAGAAGCCCGTCGCTTAACAAAGAGGTTTGGTCATATTACTGCCTTGGATGGTGTGGACTTGGAAGTGAATGAAGGGGAAATATACGGCTTTATCGGGCCCAACGGAGCGGGAAAATCGACAACGATCCGCATACTGCTGGGATTGCTCAAAGCAGATGGGGGAGAAGCGAAAATTTTTGGCCAAGATGTTTGGCAAGATGCGGTTGATATTCATAAGCGCGTGGCCTATGTACCGGGGGACGTCAATCTGTGGCCCAATCTGACAGGGGGCGAGGTGATCGATTTATTTGTCAAGTTAAGGGGAACGAATAACAAGAGCCGCCGGGAGGAGCTCATTGAAAAATTCAACTTGGATCCATCCAAGAAATGTCATACGTACTCGAAAGGGAACCGGCAGAAAGTGGCTTTGGTTGCGGCCTTTGCAGCGGATGCAGACTTGTATATTTTGGATGAGCCCACATCGGGTCTGGATCCGCTGATGGAAAGAGTGTTTCAGGAATGTGTCCTGGAGGTGAAAAGAGAGGGCAAAAGTGTGCTCTTGTCCAGTCACATTTTGTCCGAGGTTGAAAAATTATGTGATAAGGTGGGCATTATCCGCAAAGGAAAAATCATTGAGTCAGGTGCGTTAAGCGAACTCCGCCACTTGACGCGCACCCATTTGCTTGTGGAGACGAAGCAGCCCATGCAGTCGCTGGGTGAGTTAAAAGGTGTCCATGATATTGTGGTGGAAGGCCCGACAGTCAGGTTCCAAGTCGATACTGAGGAATTGGACAATGTCATCAAATATGTGAGCCAGTTTGGCGTGATCAGATTAGAAAGTGCACCACCGACGCTGGAAGATTTATTTATGCGCTATTACGAAGGAGAGGTGCATGCTGAACGGACAGGAGTGGGAGGTGCGTCCTGA
- a CDS encoding ABC transporter permease — MSKHLYANTGKLSRFIIRRDRIRIPVWLLALTTVTVATATAFTHLYPTQAERQALAEVMINPAMTAMVGPGYGLDHYTLGAMMAHQMLVFTAVIVGIMNILLVTRHTRADEEQGRIELIRSLPTGRLSHLAAAILVICGVNVLLALMHGFGLYLLNIDSMDLKGSLLYGATLGAIGIFFAAVTAFFAQLSESSRGTLGLSFAALGLAYMLRAIGDVSNETLSWLSPFGWVHATEVYVNNVWWPILLMLGTALVFAILAFYLNARRDLEAGFLPSKPGRKHASPFLQTPLGLALRIQRTGMVAWGIGLFILGASYGSVLGDTEAFFADNELMQEFLNPVEGMPLTEQFVAKLMSVISIFCTIPALMFVFKLKGEEKNNRTEQVLARAVSRTRLLGSYFIIAFAGGLLMLSLAAAGMGVAATAAMDSIPFGTFMQAAWVYLPAMWVMIGMAVLFIGVAPQFSGFTWLYLIYSFVVVYLGGLFQFPDWMVNVTPFSHIPQLPIEEMAFTPVIMLTVIALVLIASGFIGYNKRDITG; from the coding sequence ATGTCCAAACACTTATATGCCAATACGGGGAAGCTGTCTCGGTTTATCATCCGGCGGGACCGGATTCGTATCCCAGTATGGCTGCTCGCTTTAACGACAGTGACAGTGGCCACTGCAACAGCATTTACTCATTTATATCCTACCCAAGCAGAACGCCAAGCGCTTGCTGAAGTGATGATTAATCCGGCCATGACCGCCATGGTCGGCCCTGGATATGGCTTAGACCATTATACATTAGGGGCCATGATGGCGCACCAAATGTTGGTGTTTACTGCTGTGATCGTGGGGATTATGAATATTTTACTCGTCACGCGCCATACGCGTGCGGACGAAGAACAAGGCCGTATTGAATTGATTCGGTCACTGCCGACGGGACGTCTGTCTCATTTGGCAGCCGCAATTTTAGTTATATGCGGGGTTAATGTGCTGTTGGCCTTGATGCATGGCTTTGGTTTATATCTGTTGAATATAGACAGCATGGATCTGAAGGGTTCATTATTATACGGTGCGACCTTAGGTGCCATTGGCATTTTCTTTGCAGCTGTGACCGCCTTTTTTGCCCAGCTGTCTGAAAGTTCGCGCGGCACGCTGGGCCTGTCGTTTGCTGCGCTCGGTTTGGCCTATATGCTCCGGGCCATTGGTGATGTGAGCAACGAGACACTGTCCTGGTTATCACCGTTTGGCTGGGTTCATGCCACCGAGGTCTATGTCAATAATGTCTGGTGGCCCATCTTGTTAATGCTTGGCACAGCGCTCGTATTTGCCATTCTGGCCTTTTATTTAAATGCCAGACGTGATTTGGAAGCGGGATTTCTGCCCTCGAAACCCGGACGAAAACATGCTTCGCCATTTTTGCAAACGCCTTTGGGTTTGGCGTTAAGGATTCAGCGCACAGGGATGGTGGCCTGGGGAATTGGTTTATTTATATTAGGTGCGTCGTATGGTTCCGTATTGGGGGATACGGAAGCATTTTTTGCAGATAATGAATTAATGCAAGAGTTTTTGAACCCGGTCGAAGGCATGCCCTTAACGGAACAATTTGTAGCCAAGCTGATGTCGGTGATATCAATATTCTGTACCATTCCAGCACTGATGTTCGTGTTTAAATTGAAAGGGGAAGAGAAAAACAACAGGACAGAGCAAGTGTTAGCAAGGGCGGTGTCGCGCACACGGCTGCTGGGGAGCTACTTCATCATTGCCTTTGCCGGCGGACTGCTCATGCTGTCCCTCGCAGCGGCGGGAATGGGGGTTGCGGCAACGGCAGCCATGGACAGCATCCCGTTTGGGACGTTTATGCAAGCGGCATGGGTTTATTTGCCGGCGATGTGGGTGATGATTGGCATGGCCGTTCTGTTCATAGGGGTAGCACCGCAGTTTTCCGGTTTCACTTGGCTGTATTTGATTTACTCCTTTGTCGTTGTCTACTTGGGCGGGCTGTTCCAATTTCCGGATTGGATGGTGAATGTAACACCTTTCAGTCACATTCCGCAGCTGCCTATAGAAGAGATGGCATTTACCCCGGTTATCATGCTGACCGTGATCGCACTGGTGTTGATCGCCAGTGGATTTATCGGCTACAACAAACGGGATATTACGGGATAA